The window GGGCAGTTCCATTGCGGCAACGTGCTCGGCGTACTCTTCGAGGACCGGCTGTCCCCAGTACCGAACCGATTCGCTACGCGCGTCGTAGTCGATGATGTTGACGTCATCGAGTTTCGGCAGGTGTGTATGGTGAAGGGATGCTTCGACACGCCGTCGGTAATCGTCCGGGACGTCGGCGGCCATCGTTTCGGTCTCCCATGCGGCGACCTGTTCGACGAGATCCGATAGTGCCGCAAAGCCATCTGGTGTCGATGAGAGATAATGGATGGCATATCGCCGTCGTTTCTCCGACAGCAGTTTGAAGATATCGTCGAAAGACGGCCTGCTCACTGCTGGTTCAGAACGGAGTACGTGGGGCGGGTCTGTAGATGGACGTTTCCCCGAGTCGTCCCGGTATGGTGACTCATTGCTCATGCGACGCTCATCGGCAGTTGACCACCGTGGATAAAGAATGGTGAATCTAGACACCTAGAAAGGTGGCAGTCGAAATGAACACGATGGCCAATAGGGTTTATTTCTAATAAATACATAGCCGATTATATTCGGGTTGGCCGTCGGCGGCTGAATCGAACGTCCACGGCGTGCGAAACGGTGATTACCACGACGGTTCGGTGCAGTTGCGAGCGGTATCCGAGGTTGGTTATCGGTAGTACCACCACAACTGACCGCCATCGAAGGGAGAACGGAATTAACGGTGTCGAATGTTGAAACCTGAACGAAGCGTCTAATGGACGATTATGAGGCGGTTCATGCGGACAACAGTCGTGCTCGTTCTCGTCGTGAGTCTCGCGAGCACTGGAGTCGTCTCGGTGGTACGTCCTACTGCGGGTCCATCGATGGATACACCTACATCGATCGGAACGCCGGAAGTACTCCCACCGAGTGAACAAATCGACAGTTCCCTATCGGCAGCAAGTCTCCAGCAACGCTCCGAGCGCGAAGCGGCGGCCGCACAGGGGGCTAGAGAAGGGGCGACGTTGGCGCAACGACAGGGCGTCACCATCAGTCAGCAACAACGACAGGCCGCGGTTCAGGGTGCTGTACAATCAGTGTCGCAGAATCAACAGGCGAGCGTAAAGCAGGTACAAGCCGCCGCTCGCGGCGCAGCACACGGAACACTGCTCCAGAGTCAAGACGTCGATGCTCGACAAATACAGGTGGCAACACAGGGGGCGACGACCGGTGCGACCACACAAGTACAGCGTGCAGACGTCAAACAGGTACAAGCCGCGGCGTTCGGTGCTGGACACGGTGCAGTCGCACAGAGCCAGCAGGTAAGCGTGAAGCAAGTGCAGGTCGCAGCACGCGGTGCCGCGAACGGTGCCGCAACCGGTGCGGTCCAACGACAGGAAGCCAGTGTTTCACAGATTCAGGAGGCTGCGCAGGGTGCGGCTTTCGGCGCACTCGACCAGCGTCAGCAGGTCGCCGTCAAACAGATACAGTTCGCGGCGCAAGGGGCTGCCACGGGTGCGCTTCAATTTCAGCGTGCGAACGCAAAACAAGTACAAGTGGCCGCGTTGGGGGCGGCAAAGGGTGGCGTGACGCAGGCCCAACGCGTCACTGTTCGACAGGTGCAAGCGGCCTGCCAGGGTGCGGCGGCGGGTGCGATTTCCCAGAGTCAGCAGGTGAGCATCGTCCAGATTCAGGAGGCTGCGCAAGGTGCGGCGAAGGGCGGTATCGTGCAATCACAGCAAGCGACCGTTAAACAGGTGCAAGCGGCTTGCCGGGGCGCGGCGGTGGGGGCATTGAGTATCACCCAGATTCAGATCGTGAACATCGTCCAGATACAGGTCGTCGCACAAGGCGCGTCACAGGGCGCAATTCAGGGTGCCGTCCAGAAGCAAGTCGCCGACGTGAAACAGATACAGGCCGCCGCGAAGGGGGCCGCCCGAGGTGGAATCACACAAGTTCAGACCGTGCGAATACGACAGGTCCAGGCTTCGTCTCTGGGGGCCGCCGCGGGTGCCGTCACGCAGAGCCAACAGGCGAGTGTGGTCCAAGTACAGGCCGCCGCACAGGGTTCGGCGACGGGCGGGGTGACCGCAAGTCAGACGCAACAAGCCACCATCCAGCAGGTGCAAGCCGCGACGCGCGGTGCGGCGACTGGCGCGGTTTCCCAAAGTCAGCAGGCGAACGTCATCCAGATTCAATCCGCCGCACGTGGTGCGGCGACCGGCGGCATCACGCAGATACAGCAGGGAACGGTCGAACAGGTGCAGGCGGCGTCCGTCGGGTCCGCGGCCGGTGCGGCACAAGCCGCGGCCGAGCAGAACGTAAACGATGCGAGCCAGATTCAGC of the Haladaptatus caseinilyticus genome contains:
- a CDS encoding DUF7344 domain-containing protein; this translates as MSNESPYRDDSGKRPSTDPPHVLRSEPAVSRPSFDDIFKLLSEKRRRYAIHYLSSTPDGFAALSDLVEQVAAWETETMAADVPDDYRRRVEASLHHTHLPKLDDVNIIDYDARSESVRYWGQPVLEEYAEHVAAMELPER